CAAAGTCAATTGTTTCCAAAGAATATGTATCTTCATTCTTGGTCATATGAAAAGGCTATAATACCTTGTTCTGGCATTACCTTTAATATATTACTTTGTTCTGGCATTTTCCTGTAATATATTTCCTTTTATGGCTTCTTAGACTAGACTTTGAGTAGGATAAATCTCCTTTCTGTTTCATGCATGCCAGTCTCATGATACCCAAATGTTACTCAACTGATAGTTCAAACCTGTGAGCATTTACATCTGAGAAGTCACCAAGCATGCTCTCTAGCAAATAAATCAATGTAGGTGATGTGAATACCAGGTACAGGAGAATATTTGCTTGATTTAATCCTACCTCTGTTCTCTTCCTGTTTGTAGTTACACTAAGGGTGTAGACATGTGGAGCATTGGCTGTATTCTCGGCGAGATGCTGCTTGGAAAGCCTCTTTTCCCTGGGACATCAACAATGAATCAAATAGAGCAGATCCTGAGGGTCATCCCTGCTCCGTCCCCAGAAGGTAGGACTCTGCTGCGAGGAAAGGTGTCTAGAGAAAGGGTTAAGAGTGGAAGAAAGCAGCCTGGCTGGGTCAGGGAAGAAGGTATCTCTTATTCATTCTGGCACCTTTCCAAAGAAATGAAAGTTTTCATCTTGAATGTTAGAGGAAAATAAGAAGTTCAGATATCCTGGTGCTTCTGCATCTGTTGCTATGAGAGTGCAAGTTTATGAAGTGTATGATTTATAAATAGGAATTCAAAAATCAGCTTAGAAAATTTGTAAGTAAATATTCCATCCCCCTTCCATAGATCTCCGACTGAGTTTTATGAGGATAATTTCTTATGTTAATATCAAATATTTGCTTTCCTTCATAAACTGTGTACCTCTGCTAATCCTCATCTTGGCAGTAACAGTATCTTTTTATTATTGCAGATATTTTGGCTCTGCAGTCAGAGTACAAGGCCTCCGTTATTAACCACATGAGTTCCCGGTAAGCTTGAGGTGTTCGTGTGGCTTGGATCATCTAATGTAGgaccatggaatcatggaaccacagaatagtttgggtgggaagggaccttaaagatcatctcattctaTCCCCCtgacatggacagggacacctttcactagaccaggttgctccaagccccatccaacctggccttccagggatggggcagccacagcttctccaggaaaTCATTGCAGTCCCTCactaccctcacagggaaggatttcttcccaatatcccatctaaccctgccctctggcagtgggaagcccttcccacttgtcctgtcactccaggcccttgtccaaagtctctctccagctgtcTTGGAGCCTCTTatggcactggaaggggctctaagttGTCTCcttaaatagaaattatttaaaatatgagtAAGATTTGGTgcttaaaactgattttttcaAGATACTTTCTTCTTCATTATGTTCACAATTATATTTAGGATTTCAAAATGCAAAACCAGATTTTCAAACTTTATCTTCTCTGTAATTTACAGAGAAGTATGTTTCTGTGATCTCAGGTCTAGATTTGTGGGATCATGGGGCTGGAAAgtgatgaactttaaggtcccttcccagccaaaccattctaggattcaATGATTATGACACACAGTTTGTGAGTGAACTTGTGTCTGTTGTCACCTTGACCCTAGAACTGTCATTCCTGCCTTCACTTGGGAATTAGACACTGAGAGCTTGTATCATTGTTTTCTGACTTCTAGGCAGCGAGTAGCATTTGAGGAGATTTTCCCATCCTCTACACCATTGCCTGCCTTGGATCTGCTGAAGAAACTTCTGGTATTTAACCCTGACAAACGGCTCACAGCAGAGGAGGCTCTGCAGCATCCTTATGTGAACAGGTGAGAGTGACACTGGTATGGAGCTTCCCCGATGTCTTCTGAGACATTACAAACCTGCTCTTGgcaaaaattttctttaaatgcgTTACAGAAAAAATGGCAAAACTAATTCTTTTTCTCCAACTCTATTTACACGAGATTGTTTAACAATCCTGTTTAAATTTTTATAATCTGTTTCCAGTCAGTGAATTACATGATGTGTTCTCATTTCCTCAGATTTCACTGTCCTTCTAGGGAGCCCTCTTTGGATTTTGATGTGATCCTTCCTTTGGGTGATGATGTCCAGCTGTCTGTGGCAGAATATCGAAATAAATTATATGAGGTACTTTCATCCTATTTTCCCAAATCCTAATCCTCCAGGTAACCTGCCATTCTTGCACACACCTAACGAATTCTGTCATTGTCTTGGTGTTCTCCTGGGCTTTCGGTACCTGCTGGCCCAGTTACACCTTGGTGTTTGATCGGCCAGTTCCATACTGTCATAATCTTTGAGAGACCTTTATATGTTAAATTCCCACATGGCAAAGAAAAATCTCTGAAGCATGATGTCTGAGAAAgactcacagaatggtttgggttggaagggcctttaaagatcatttagttatATTATACTTGTTACTTACCCTGTAAAATAAATTGCAGATATTTTTAAGTATTCCTCTTTGTtttgatgttttatttttctgctgtattGCTGTATTAAGTCTAACCTACTTTTCTGTTCTGCAGATGATCCTTGAAAAGAAGTCAAAGAGCCTTCCAAAGGAGCAAGGGCAGAGAGAAAACATTCAGCTGAGCCAGTCTGAATCCAGCACACTTCTCTCAGGTTTCAGCTCAGTGGCTGTACCTGTCAGGAAAGGCCAGCAAGAACCAACACCCCCTCTTCTAAACCCTTCACATGTGCACACTGGAGCCACAGCTGGGGTCCAGCCAATAGGATCCAGCCAGAGCAAGGATTTGGCTAGAACTGTGTGTCAGAGGTCACAGACTAGTGTGATGATGTACAACCCCATCACACACACCACTGTGCAGAGTAGGTACCACCCTCCTATACCAGGAGGTATAATGCCCCTTGGGGTATTGTTGTGGGGAAGAGAGAATGAGTGGTGTAAAAGAAATAAGGGAATTTGCAAATTGATGCAAGTTTGAATTTGGTAAAATGAGGGGGTGAAAGTGTGGGAGGGAAATGACATGAGAACAAAACATTGTTGAATGAGTGTTGAGTATGGGACTGCTCCTGCCTCAGTCAATGTGTTCTGTGTTCTTCCAATTTTCCTACTTTCTCTcatgtttttccttctgcaggaaATGCAAATCCTGGTGCTGGGATCAGGAACTGTTCTGCACCACCTCAACAGTCCAGAATCCCCAACAATGGGAAACTAGGGAGACAAATCACACAGCCAAACACTCGGCTCTCTCCTACCAGTGTGCAGAGCCTTTACAATGTGAGTAGCTTAACTTCTAACCCTTACTTGTGGTAACCTGGGTCACAGCAACTCCCTGTAGTGCTCcaggcagagtggctggaaagctggaaaaggtCACCTGCTGGTGCTGATGatagcagctgaacatgagcctaggtgtgcccaggtgggcaagagaCCAATGGCACCTGGCTTGTACCAGCCACGGTGTGGTCAGATGCCCAGGGCAGTACCTGTCCCCTATGCTGGACACTGCTGAGGGACCTCCAATCCTGGGGACAAGTTTGGGCTCCTCACAAGAAAGGAGGGGccacattgaggggctggagtgtgtccagagaagggaacagagctgggggagggtCTGGAGCAGCAGAAGTAGCTGtagaggaaaggaggctcaggtgggaccttctcactctctgcaactccctgacaggagggtgcagccaggcgGGGCTTGGGCTCTGCAAGTGACAGggtaagaggaaatggcctcaagtggttccaggggaggtttaggttggatattggaaaaaacccacctgcaaagggctgtccagccctggcacagactgcctcagggcaggggtggagtccccatccctggggagaTTTAACAGCTGTGTGGATATGGCATGTGGAGACATAGATTAGTGGTAGTCTTGGCAGTGCTGCGGGAGCAGTTGGACCCAGTGggctcagagggcttttccaacctcagtgattctgtgatttcatgtTTCTGCATTTCTAATGAATTGCTGTTGCTGAGCCGTGAAGGTGTCAGTCCTGTCCTCTCTGctcctccctcttcccttcttggCCATGCTTCCTTGCAAAAGTCCTTACCCTCACTGCGTTCTTTAATGACCTCTtgctcctgcctttttttcttcctgagctGGCTGTCTGCTGCCTGGTGACTGCTGGCACCTGCAGAAGTGATGGGAGGAAGCTTATGACAGAGGAAGAGTACGGAAGGAGGAACCACAGATTCATAgaatcagaatcacagaatcacagactgcttgggttggaagggacctaaaaaCTCATTCCACCCCtgtgccatggtcagggacaccttccactagcccaggttgtcAGAAACTTTCAAGCATGTCCAGTAGCACACTTGCAACCCACCTTTCAGCCCCTCTGATTTGGAATCCCTTCCAAAATGTTTTGAGAGTGAGAGAAGCCATTTATTCCCCAAGATGGGATTGTGGAGCTTGCTGTACATGCAGGTGTACACATGACCAATGCATTTGGAAGAATCTTTAGGGAATTGTGACCAACTTTCTGTGACAGGAAGAGCAGAAGAGGGAGAAGATCAGCCTACAAATGCCCtgagtttgtgtttgttttttgagAGGATAATGCTGACCAAAGCCCAATCTGTGTCCTATTTGCATTCCAGAAAGCTGATTCCAGGTTATTAACTTTCCTTGGCTTTTCTTTCtcacacagaatcccagaaacTCTCAGTGTAACAGCAACGATGTTCGTCCCCTTCTAAAGCCCAGTAAAAAGATGTTTCAGATCACTGCAAACGTGGGAGCTGCGGGTGATCCAAGGGCATCAATGGGCAGCTACTCCCAGGCCTACGGAACCATCAGTAAATCTGCACTGCAGAGTCTTCCAATAGCCAAGGCCTCTGAAAACCCTGAGCAGTGAATGTGGAGATGTTCCAGACAGGTGAAGTACAGCTCATCCCTCAGCCCCTGACTAAACAAGGGCAGCAGGGGAGAGCAAAATATGAGGAAATGCTTTATTCACTGCATAGGACAATGTCCTCCTTTCCTCTGGACAAGCTAATAGGAAAGGGaatccagcccctctgccttcCAGTCTCAGCAGACAAGGACACTGCGTGTTTGCTCTCAGACTGTGAGAACAGTGAATGCTGTCAGTTCATACTCCTCGTTTGAATTACtgcaaaaaatcacagaaagccGCAATATTCTGATACTTGAGTGATTTTTAGACATATTCAGGGTCCAGGGGAACCTCcagaagttcaacaaggccaagtgcaaggccAAGAAAATGCTCTGAGGGCttgagcccctctgctctggagataGGCTGGGAGAACTGGAGGAAAGAAGGCTCTGAGAAGACCTTctagtgcctaaaggggctctaggagagctggagaggcacTTTGGACAAGAGCCCGCAGTGACAGGACGGGGGAAAggcttcccactgacagagggcagggttagatggaatttgggaagaaatccttccctgtgagggtggggaggccctggcacaggttgcccagagaagctgtggctgccccatctctggaaatgttcaaggccaggctggacagggcatGGAGCCAccaggtctagtggaaggtgtcctggcCCATAGCACGCAGGGGTTGGGACTGGGTGACCTTTAAaaggtcccttcctacccaTTCTAGGATTTGTCAGCAGTCTGCCTAAATGGTAGATATTTTTTTGAGCAGAACAGGTAACTGTTCTCTGAACACCATGAAGACCTAACTCTTCACAGATAATCTTACAGCCCTTCACTCATTTCTATGACTCTTCTGGGCTACATAAACAGAATCCATCATGGTCTGGTTTTGTTAAAATCAATTAGAAAAGCATTTGAAATAAAGGTGGGTTCTTCTACAATACTTAACAGCTTCCCTAGTGTGTaatattgtaaatatttttaaaataaatactttataTTGCACCACAGAAAATCTTTGTTTTTCAAGCAGCATTTGCTGTGTTGAGAGCGAAACTGCCTATTGGTAGGGCTGTCTTCTTCAATGAATAATTGGtcatttttactgtttttgCTTTCAGAAAGCAAAGTTTCATGAGATACTATTGCTGAGACATCGTGAAGGTGTTGCCAGTCTACAGTGGGACTACAGGAAACTTTATGTTCCTGTTTCAATGCTGATTTTGGATACATTTTCCTCATTAACTTGAAGCCCttgtctctgtctctgaagttttACTCTACCTGTGATAAATGATTGTTAttccctcccagctctgtcAGCTGCTCATGCTGGTCCAGACCTGTTCCCTCATGAACTGGAAAGTGAAGAGAGAGTGACTTCCACTGTCAAGGAAGTCACTACTTGGCCAAGGCAGGATTTTATTTTAGATGCTTATTTAAACTCAGACTCACCTGAAAAGGTATCCTAAAACCAAGCCCTTCTCCATCAATAGCACCCCAGCAGCTTCTTCTGGCTCAGCCCCTAAAGCAAGTAATTCCCTATACACAAAGGAACAAACCACAAGCAAACCAGACCCTGCAGGCTCAGGAACTGGTAAATAGAAAAGCTGggcctgtgctgctggagatCAGAACCACAGATTAGGTCAAAACATTGGTTACACTATTTTTTTGTCTGTAAACCTTCAAAAAGGTGCCTCCTGTGTCTGATTCATTGTGAGATACAGAAAAAGAGTAACTTTACCTGAGAAACCACTGGGCTTTAAATACTTTTTCCAGTTAatacttgtgtgtgtgtgtgtgtgtgtgtgtgtgtctgtatgtaTTTATCTTTTCTGGCCGAAACTCAAGTAttgcattttctatttttaattcttttccaAAATTGGAATAGTTTTGTCTGCTGAAAATATTCCTTGGGTTTAACAGagacttgtttttaaaaaaagagacttCTGTGCTTTAAGCATGTTggcattttaattattttatttggaaCATACTGTGATAAGGTTGTTTGATACCACCTGACTTTATTGAGCAAACTGTGCCGTGGGAGGCTCATGCTGGATACGTTTCTGCTCACTAATCAAGAAGAGCCTTGCCATTGGGGTTTGTAGCCATCATAGACAAGTTTCTTCCTCGTTTCCCTGCGACAGTCAGTGATTAAATGGAATTAAATAGGATTTCTAGAATCATTTTTTGGTCTTGAAGGTCCCCAGGATTTTGGGCatgaattttcccattttcttgtCTTTGGCATCTGTGTCATATTCCTCTTCACTCGGACTCGTGTGTTCGTCCTTCTTGCAGAACACCTCGAACCTGCTGTAGACTCGCTTCTCCTTCCGCATGTTCTCCATTTTTTTCAGGAGGGTGTCTCTATCCTCTGATGGCTGCCGCTGGAGGTTCCGTTTCTGGCTCCCAAAGCTCTCAGACCTGTGGATGTtgcagcttttctccttttccccttttctttccaaGCTTGTGGTTGACCTGGAGAGGTCAGGGTTGCTGGTAGATGGCAGCTGCTTGGCCAGCTCGGCTCTGTTCTTCTGGCTATTGGCAGAGATCTGCTCCAGGATCACCTTGGTGTCATCACGCAAGTTGCTGCTGTACAGGATGTTGGCTGTGGAGGAAGGGAACCTCCCTTGTGTTGTCTGGCTGCTCTTGGGGGGGAGTGGTGCTGCGaatttgtgggatttttcttcttccatcgCTTCCTGGCAGTCCCCTATGGACGATCGTTTGAGCACCACTGCCTGCTTGTCACACTTCCCACTCTCAGAAGCAGGTTCCTCCTCCAATTTCTTTTCACCTTTTGGGTTCAAAAGCTGCTTCAGCCGTAGTGACCCTTTTCTTAAAAACTCCATGGGATTTTGCTCTTGTTTTGAACAGTCTTCCTCAGATTTGTTGAGAGAACTGTCAGACCCTTGACTTCTAGACAGGCTTTCTAGAACTGAGGATGTAGTACTTGTCCTAACCTGTGatttcttcatttctgtgtTGACTAATTTTGGAGTGTCTTCTCTGAAGGTCACTCTGtccttcttctctggaagagCCAATTTCTGAGTGTCTCCTACAAATATCAGGCTCTCCTTCTCTGGAAGAGCAGGTTTGTTCTCGATGGGGTAAAACCGGGATGACAGCTTGTCCACCTTAGTGCCAAGATGTGCCAGGGGATCTTTACTCAACATGTCCCCAAACTGGGGGGTGGATGAGGCCATTCCAAATGCTCTGTCCAACTCTCCATGCATTTTGTAAGTACTGCAGGAGTCTTTGGAGTCCAGCACCCTGCTCTCCAGAATCTTATACTGCACAGATTTGGTACATTTCTTCTCcgtattctgtgattcctccTGTAGGTAACCTGAAACAGCTTTGGTGTGGGTGACTGTGCCCCGTTCCGTGTCCTTGCCCACAGCTTTGTacttctccagcagctcagccacTTTGGAGGAGGCAGCCGTCTTGATGGTTTCATTGTCCTTTGTTAACTCACTGGACATTTGCTCTTTTTGGATCATCTGCACCTTTTCTATTGTGGTGTTGGGCTGATCTAATTTGGCAGCACTGAAAATCAGAGAGGACCTGAGCCTGGAACTCCTCTGGATCAAGGGATTTATCCTGGACCTGAAAGCATCTGGTTTCATTATTGATGTTTCTTCACCTGCTCTATCAGGATCTGAAGATTCTTTAGCACTGTCAATTCCCAGTGGCTTGCTATTGAAAGGCATGGGGGATTTGAAGGCTGGGACGAGGTCAGTGGGGTGCTTTGTGAGGGGATCCCCAAGAGCATCATTATATGCCTCGGACTCCATCGGCATTGGGAGCCCTTCATCTGGTTCAGATTGGTACGCACTGAGGTACGAAGAAATCCTCCAGTTCCGTAACCCTGTTCTGTTTTCCTGCGTGTTCTTGTCGTCATCCTGGTCTTCATCCTTGTCCTGTAGGAACAGGcgctgctccaggctctgcttCTGCGTGGGAGAAGTCTGGCAAATGAATTTCTGTCCTATATTCTGCCTCCGTAACATCATTCCCATTGGGCCATTGCCCGCAGGGTTCAGCTGGTCAGAGCCGTGTCTCACCTCCCTGGAAGAATTTGAGGGTACGTAATCCAGCCGTAAGGGGAAACCCTCCTGTGGGAAACCGGGTTCCAGTTCAGGGTATCGAGGTCCCTCTCCATAGTCTTCCAGTTCATTGAATCCCGGCCTCCCCCCTCGAATCCTCTCAAAGAATCCCTGAGGTCTGCCAGAAAGATGGGGATGTTCAAACTGGTACTGGTAGAACTGGTCCTTCTGGAAGTGACTGGATTGGATTTTGAACTCATCCATGTTGTTCATGAACATCTGCCGGGTGTACTGCTTGGCAGAAGCAAAATTTTCAAACGTTCCTTCTGCAAAACTGTGTCTCTTAAAAGCATCCAACTCCAGCTGCTTGGAACGGAGGAAACCCCTGACCGGATCCATCTGGGAATTCTCCATTTCCACCTTTTTATACATCCGCATGGCTGAGCCCTCCACAGTGTGCCGCAGCATGTCGTCTCGTCGAAAATTGGAGAGGAAGTACCTGTCCGGATCCACTCTGTCCATGAAGGAGGGGAAGAGACTGTCATCCCTCTGGAACATCAGGGGGCCTTTTTTGGGAAAGAAAGGCATGTTACTGCCAAAGGGAGCCATGGCGAACGTGTTCTCTGCCTTTGCCAAGACGTTGGCTGGAGGAACGAGAGGTTCTGACTGTGCAAACAAAATGCGGAATTCTTCATCAAAGCTGGCCACCAGCTCGCCCTGGAAGATGTGTGCAATGCTCCTGTGAATCTTCTCAAAGGACCACATGAAACTACAGAGAGAACAGAAGTGATGGAGGGTATTACCATCGAGTAACTCAGCTGTACCTGTTTTCATTAAAGCATTTGCTCACCTGAAGCAAATTCTAAATTTTCTGCTCAGGCAGAAATAGGGCAAAATAATGGCAGAAAAGTCCCCTGCAGGTACTTGTTACACATCACTGTTCCCAAACCTCACAGTTACAGATTGATCTGGGATCACATCTTTGCAGAGAATTTTACACGGCAATAAATGATTTCTGTTCTAAAAAGCCAGTCAGATGTGTCACCCAGAGTACGAGCTGATGATAATCCTTATGTGAAGTAGACGTTCCTGTCTTTAACACTGTCAGTAATGACCTGGACAACAGTCGGTGTGTACCCTCAGCACCTGGCAGGTGATGCCAGTCCCAGGACCCCAAAAGACTGGGGAGATGTGCTGACAGGAACCTCTTAAAAGACAAATCCAGGATCTTAATCCTGGGGTGACACAATCTACAACCTTTTCACCCACACAGATTGAAGGGAACTGAAGGAGCTAAGctggaaatgagggaggaagATATTCAGTGTTATGGAGTTCATCTTCCTaagttctgcttttttttccccatctgctgACCGACGGGAAGCAGGGAAGTGATCCCTTATTTTGCCTTGCCTGTGTGTGCAGGTTTGCTGTAGCTGTTAAACTGTATCACCCAGGAGTGTTCTCACCTTTAAGATTCTCTATTACATTCTGCTGGGAATCATGAGGGACACCTTTGTGAGGCTTGGCTGCCTGCTGGGGTTAACAAAACCCTTAGAattactgtctttttttttttcccaacggattttttaattctttatgTGAAGGAAGCCTGGTTTGGGGTTGCCTGGGCTCAAGGACTTCTTTAGATGGTGTATGTACCACTACTGCAAAATGGAGTCCTTTTCATGAAAAATTGCTGCTCAGTGTCCTTCAGTGAACAAAACTTTTGTCCCTGATATCCATGTGGAAGTGCCAGAATGCTGCTTTACCAACTCACCAGCCTGTCCCTCAGAATCCcacactggtttgggttggaagggaccatcacATCTTTTttcactcccctgccatgggcagggacaccttccactagcccaagTTTCTCCAAGCCTTGTCAAACCTaatcttgaacacttccacaaCTTCCCACTTCAGAAATGATACAATATTTGAAAGTCCAAAGCACATGAGAGCGTGGCAGAAGTAGTCCTGAACAATTAACTTGATCTTCTCGTAAACAAAAAATGATCCAATCAGAACAGTTGTTTGGTACAGCATCAAGTGTGAATAATTCTTTccaaacatcaggaaaaaaaacccatagtgGAATCTTATTATCAAGGAATGTGCACTTTAGTCAGATTCTTGTAacctttttcttcataaaattcatttaaaaatacccTTTATTCTATTTGCTTATCTTCCACCATGAGAAGTAACTCATGgtaggctttgagcaacctggtctagtagaaagTCTCCTTGCCTTCTATACAACAGCAGGGGAAGAAACCATATAAGCTTTAGGGTctgtccaacccaaaccattctgtgattttatgattacATTCTTAGAGCATGGCAGGTGTTTATCCCATCACCCTTTTAATAGGTGAAGGAGAAATTCTTCTACAGGAACTCACTAAAAACATTTATTCTGCCAAAAATGAACACCTTAGCTAGTAAGATTATTATTCCCAAAAGGATGGTTAGTGGCTGATCTCAGTCCTAACTAAAACCACCCACCACTAAAACCATCCATCTCtttgttgcccagagaagctgtggctgccccattcctggaagtgtccaaggccaggttggatggggcttggagcaacctggtctagtggaaggtgtccctgcccgtggcagtgGAGTGagactgggtgggctttaaggtcccttcaacccAGTTCCAGAATTCAATGAAatgagatattgggaagaaatccttccctgtgaggatggtgaggctctggcacaagttgcccagagaaaactgtggctgccccatccctggaaatgttcaaggccaggttggacgggcttggagcaacgtggtctagtggaaggtgtccctgcccatgtggggctgtgggggtggaacaagatgagctttaagtcccttcccacacaaactattctgtgatttgatGATTCTATGAGTGGAGGTCAAAGTTCATTTAGTCCAGACTAAGATGAAATCTTACACTCCTTATGCTATGGCAGATTGTCCCTAGAATGGATCAGATGGGAGCTGAGCACCTTTGCAGCCAGCCCCTTGCACAAAGCACCTGAGCATCTCTGTCTCCAAACTGGACAGGTACCACGGCAGGGCTCCTCACCTGTAGTTGCCACTCAGCACCACCATGCAGTCCACTAGCAAGAACTTCTCCTTCAGGTGCCCTTTGAAGGACATCCCTGTGCGGCAGTAGTAGGTTGGGCCAGACACCGTCCTCACCCTCAGGAACTGCAAACCAGAAAGGCACTGACTCAGATGGGACCCTCATTCCGTCCCCTGCCCCTCCTTCCCTGTCTCCATTTAACCTCCATCCTGGCACCGGGATTACCCTCCAGCTCCAGTGATTCTGCGTGCAGACACACCGGTGTACAAACCCCTTACTCAGCGTGTCTTCAGCCTTCACCCCATGTCGTGCCAGATCTCATTTTCTTCACACTGATCTTTCACCAACCTATGGCCcattctcccctttctcagGTGTTTCCTGCCATACTAGCCCTCTGTGTCCCAGGAGACATCCCCCTTAGGACACAATCAGGTAGGGCAGGTCTTTGCTCACCTCCACGTAGTTCAGGTTGactttgcacttggcagctgTATCGAGGAAAAGCTGGGAGTTCATTTCATCCAGCAGGATGTAGACAGGCACTCGGCGAGAAGCAGCATCCAGCACCTCAAACAGTAGATCCACATCCGTGAAAATGTCCATCACAATGGCCACCACCTGGAGACGGGATGCAGGGACACGTCAGCCACCTGTGCTGGCTCGTGCCCTGACCAACCATGTTTCCCAGCTTCTCACACCCCAAAGCTGCACTGTCCCCATCTCGGCTTCCTTTTGAAACTGGAACTTTCATTCCAACTTCCTTTTGGAACAGGAAACATCCCAATTAAAGGTTCCACTAAGCGCTGTGGGCCCCGAACTGGAAAGAGAATTTCTGTCCAGGAAGGTGCATGTTCTGTATATGCAGGTGAGGGGAAACCTCCCCGGCTGTTCTCCGACTCATCAATCCAATGATTCCATGAATTTTTTGGCCATGTAATGACACTAGATGGTGTATGGAGCTGCTCCCCCCACTCCAGCATCCACGTGCCATTTTTTAGGTAACTTCCTGGCCAACA
This genomic interval from Aphelocoma coerulescens isolate FSJ_1873_10779 chromosome 2, UR_Acoe_1.0, whole genome shotgun sequence contains the following:
- the MAPK15 gene encoding mitogen-activated protein kinase 15 isoform X2; this encodes MSPPEVEPLVCRKYEIKRRLGKGAYGIVWKAIDRKTGETVAVKKIFDAFRNRTDAQRTFREIMFLQKFGEHPNIIKLLDVIQAENDKDIYLIFESMETDLHAVIKKGNLLKDIHKCYIVYQLLRATKFIHSGNVIHRDQKPSNILLDAQCCVKLCDFGLARSLCQLSEDQPTPALTEYVATRWYRAPEILLASRNYTKGVDMWSIGCILGEMLLGKPLFPGTSTMNQIEQILRVIPAPSPEDILALQSEYKASVINHMSSRQRVAFEEIFPSSTPLPALDLLKKLLVFNPDKRLTAEEALQHPYVNRFHCPSREPSLDFDVILPLGDDVQLSVAEYRNKLYEMILEKKSKSLPKEQGQRENIQLSQSESSTLLSGFSSVAVPVRKGQQEPTPPLLNPSHVHTGATAGVQPIGSSQSKDLARTVCQRSQTSVMMYNPITHTTVQRNANPGAGIRNCSAPPQQSRIPNNGKLGRQITQPNTRLSPTSVQSLYNNPRNSQCNSNDVRPLLKPSKKMFQITANVGAAGDPRASMGSYSQAYGTISKSALQSLPIAKASENPEQ
- the MAPK15 gene encoding mitogen-activated protein kinase 15 isoform X1, producing the protein MSPPEVEPLVCRKYEIKRRLGKGAYGIVWKAIDRKTGETVAVKKIFDAFRNRTDAQRTFREIMFLQKFGEHPNIIKLLDVIQAENDKDIYLIFESMGETEYCSSHSNPASLRSYPCYHFETDLHAVIKKGNLLKDIHKCYIVYQLLRATKFIHSGNVIHRDQKPSNILLDAQCCVKLCDFGLARSLCQLSEDQPTPALTEYVATRWYRAPEILLASRNYTKGVDMWSIGCILGEMLLGKPLFPGTSTMNQIEQILRVIPAPSPEDILALQSEYKASVINHMSSRQRVAFEEIFPSSTPLPALDLLKKLLVFNPDKRLTAEEALQHPYVNRFHCPSREPSLDFDVILPLGDDVQLSVAEYRNKLYEMILEKKSKSLPKEQGQRENIQLSQSESSTLLSGFSSVAVPVRKGQQEPTPPLLNPSHVHTGATAGVQPIGSSQSKDLARTVCQRSQTSVMMYNPITHTTVQRNANPGAGIRNCSAPPQQSRIPNNGKLGRQITQPNTRLSPTSVQSLYNNPRNSQCNSNDVRPLLKPSKKMFQITANVGAAGDPRASMGSYSQAYGTISKSALQSLPIAKASENPEQ